A stretch of Triticum aestivum cultivar Chinese Spring chromosome 1D, IWGSC CS RefSeq v2.1, whole genome shotgun sequence DNA encodes these proteins:
- the LOC123171728 gene encoding blue copper protein 1a has product MRTQSVMASKQMLVAVFAVAFLPVLAVATEHLVGDDKGWTLNFNYTAWAETNQFVVGDTLVFKYGSPAHNLVEVGGPDFVACTQTAGAVVRTSGEDRLALDTAGRRWFFCGVGPHCKSGMKLKITVLDTAAPTPQPAPTNPASKLQARFGETAGAVTALAAAMLVL; this is encoded by the exons ATGCGTACTCAGTCAGTGATGGCGTCCAAGCAGATGCTTGTCGCGGTGTTCGCTGTGGCCTTCCTCCCGGTGCTCGCCGTCGCCACGGAGCACTTGGTCGGCGACGACAAGGGCTGGACCCTCAACTTCAACTACACGGCCTGGGCCGAGACCAATCAGTTCGTCGTCGGCGACACGCTAG TGTTCAAGTACGGGAGCCCAGCCCACAATCTGGTGGAGGTGGGCGGTCCAGACTTCGTCGCGTGCACCCAGACGGCCGGCGCGGTCGTCAGGACCTCCGGCGAGGACCGTCTCGCGCTCGACACGGCTGGACGCCGGTGGTTCTTCTGCGGCGTCGGCCCGCACTGCAAGAGCGGCATGAAGCTCAAGATCACCGTCCTCGACACCGCCGCGCCGACTCCCCAGCCTGCCCCGACCAACCCTGCCAGCAAGCTGCAGGCGCGCTTTGGTGAGACGGCGGGCGCGGTCACCGCGCTCGCCGCAGCCATGCTCGTGCTCTAG